The window aatttttaatatgtcTCGAAACGGCTTCATAATGTCCTGAAATGGtaatttcgggtcccaaaatgGCCATTTCgggataattttttttcttcctgaaatattttttttttgtcccgaaatggtcgTTTCGGGATCCAAAATgaatggtttcgggacccgaaatgagcgCTTTTGGAACATGGGGACACCTAGCAAGCCACGTCGGATTCGCAGACCTGTTTTCGTTAAATCTTTCGTTGAGTTTATGAATCCTCGTAACGACTTATTgttgttttgttatatatatactaacatcaaaacataaataattaatatatttaatactatattttttatatatatttaaataattaataaatactcattattttaattcataattttattataacacatttttttaatataaaatattataattaaataaaattaataattaatattattaacccACCACGTAAGTCAACCTGAAAGaacaaaatataatgaattttagtTGGAAAGTGAAGCCTAGTTAtccttgttttaaaaaataaaaatattaataatattattattattatttatatatttatgggAAATCTGACTagacattatttaaattattgatgttataaataaactctactataatataataaattaaatatttatataatttttaatatataggaaaaaataaaaataatataggtGGTACATTTGCTGTTTATTTGAATAGATTAAGATTAGCGGTTAGCaaatagattatattaaattaaacagTAATTaacaaagaattaaaaaatagattagATTAGAAGGAAGAGTCAGTGTGTATGAACTGGAAGTCCTTCTCTGAGTCAAATagtttatttcttcttcttcatctataaCGCTCGCTCAATAGAAAGAAAAGGGAAAACTCAATTCCAcaccaaaagaaaaaagaaaagaaaagagattCTTCAAGGGGACCCCGCTCCCCCCGTTCCACGTTCTTCAACGGCTCATTGGTGGATCAATCGACCTTCTGAAACCCTAGAACTCTGATAATGCGCTTCACAAGTTACCTTTCAATCGAAGCTTCTAGTACTGAAGTTTCGTCTGCGATTCATGGCTGATCCAGAAATCCACTAGACTTACTGTTTTCATTTTTGATTCATGTCATTGACTGACTGACTGACTAACTTATGATGACCTGTTCTTGCTTCTTCAAGGTTCTTTGACTATTAGACAACTTCCTCTTCTCTATATTTCCTTATGGCTCGGCGACATGGCTGGGAACTTCCTGCTCATACCTTTCAGGTACATTATTTTCTGTAGCCCTGCcctaaatatcttatatttctGTGGAATGCGAGCAAGCATCTAGTACATTGTGAGGAGGAGGACATGTATTGTATGTAATCTTTGCGGTAGATTCTATCAGATTGCACCTTGCCATAATTCTGTGGAATATACTTAGACAGACAATGATGTGTAATTGCATGTTAAAGGGTAGATCTTGATGAGTAGGAACCTCAATAAAGACTGCACTTTgatcttttgttttctttttccagAAAAAAAAGGTTTGATCTATTTAATGGACACATATGTTAAAAAGTTCCACCTGCTCAATGGTTTATCCTAGTGTATTAAAATGAAGATGATCTTGAAAGACCAAGAACAAATATGTGTCTGTTTTGAACTAGAGATCAAATTTTATCTTGTGCCTGACTAACTGCATATGGCTGTGTATCATGTTTTTGATCTTATTTTTCTAGTTTATTCAACATATCTTTCTTCACGTGTAAATTAAATGTATCTGTGTAAAACATTTGTGCTAATTCCTGGATTGTTTAACAGGTTGTTGCCATAACAGTATTCTTCTTGCTGTCTGTTGCATTTTATGCATTCTTTGCCCCATTTCTTGGGAAGAACATCTATGAGTATATTGCTGTTGGTGTCTATTCCTTCCTGGTAAGCACAATAGTATTCAACTCAACCAACATTGCCTGCTTTGCTACAGTACCTTGACATACacactttttattttgtctCTCAGGCACTCTCTGTATTTGTACTTTACATAAGATGCACAGGCATTGACCCTGCTGATCCTGGAATCCTAATCGAACCTGACAAGACACCTCCTTACATATTACCGAATGATACAGTTGTACCTGGTTTGTGCTTATCTTCAAATTAAGCAAATCCCTCCaacctattttttaaatttatgtgcaCACTTTTGGCCAGAAAATATAGgcacaatatttatttatttttattgaaaggGAGCCCAAAGATAGAAATAGGAGAGAAATACTTCTTGGGTTCCCATGTATAGCATTATACAAAACATAGTCAATCGTTATATTTGATGCTgatgatttttggttgaatgaaTCTATGCAACATGTAGACCAACTAATAACGATGAATAACACTTAGGTTGTTGTACTGCATTATTATCCCTTATTTTTCACTTGGATGGGTAGTAGGTCTTCGCTCCCAGAAGTTTATCTTTCTTATAGATAGGATTTCGATTTATTTTAAGTCTTAATTTcctttgttgtttttttttgttgtgaGATCAGGAAATGGATCCTCTGTTGAAGAAGCTGACAAGATTGAGCGCAGAAATAGAGAAAGGACTTATATGCATGAACCGGGTTGTTGTGCAAAAGTTGGAGGGTTTTTATGCGGTTGTGTTGTTATTGGTGATTGCCGCAATGATGAGGAATTTATGAGGCAGCATTCTGGTGAAGAAGATGCTTTGTACTGCACATTGTGCAGTGCCGAGGTAtaagtttttttgttttgttttcttacCAAAAAATTGAAACCGGCTTCATGTTCTACAAGTTATTGAAGATTAAGAGTTCTTCTATTAAGCAATGGAGGTCACCTAGTTTATGTCCTGAAAGTTGATTACTCTCCCATCCCAAATTAAGAATGTTATTCTTTTTTGTGTCACTACTCACTAGctatttcttttgttttattgGAAGAGGCAGAGGATagctttttatttataattttcttaccACTTTCTAAAACTAAAATTGTTTATCTCCCCTTTTATTTGATTTACGTCCAAGAatgaaaaaacatgttaaaaatttaaaatgctttTCTCTTGGTTTCTTCTTCAGGTTCGCAAGTTCAGCAAACACTGCAGAAGCTGTGATAAGTGTGTTGACGGATTTGATCATCATTGCAgggtatatataatttttctgtACCTTTTCTCTATATTACCTTTGCATTTAATCTTAAGGATTATTCATGTAATCCATCAGGTTGAGAGAATGAGAGGCATGCATAAATTTTTCtgtaccttttttttttttgtatatttgagTAATATCTTAAAAGGATTATTCATGTAATCCATCAGGTTGAGAATAGTGTAACTGTAAGGTCTTAATAAATGAGAGCACTTGCCAATTAAGTTGGGAGCTCCTTAAAAAAGTAGCCAGTTTATACTATTTGATATGGTGTGAGGTATTTGTGTTCAGAAATTGCTGATTTTTTTGGATGGAGATAGAAATaaatgtttttgatatattattctcataatagGTTATACCTATTTATACAAGCACGAGGGCTGATTTTCCTTAATTAGGATAAATCAGAATCCCTAAAATATCTCACttaatatattctaatttaCTATTATTAAGGTAATTTAGAATGACTAGAATATCTAAActaatttattctaatatatatatataaataagttagagaataaaataaaataataaacctAGTTTGTCTATTTCCACAGAAATATATCCAATTTGGAAACAATTAttgttttatgttttgtttttggatCCGTTTCCAGTTACAGTAACGTTTGGAAACTAAATTGACATACATAttggaaaatttattttagttttagtcAATGCAGAAACAATAACAGTTCATGTAATTCATCTCATCGTCCAAATATGAGgcattaaacatattaatttgaGCTTAAAATCATCCAAACTTGAATCTTGATTCATTTTGAATATCATGCCTTCATAATGGACGAAGATTTAATAACAAGTGTTTCATATTCCCTCATGGTCTGCGTTGTTTTTGAGTGTGGAAACTCAATGTTCTTTGCACTGCTATTTGATACCCCTTCTAGTTCAATTACATTTTGAACTGTTTGAGTATGATCCACACACTAACCGCAATGAATGTTAACGGGCCATTATAGCTTCTCTTAAATGGAACTGCCACAATTTGCATAAAATTGGTTTTGTAAATGTGGAAATACAAGCTAGCTCTTGATAGCTCACGATCCAAGTGTATTACATGGTATATTTTTTGTATGATAATGTACATATAGTTCTAAGTTCAAAATATAGGCATGCCAGTGTTTGAGATATTTGCCATCTTGAATCTAGCTGTAATAAGTTTTCTAAGCTAGTTAAACCtttgaactatttttttctttctatttgtGGGCGTTAACATGAAATTTTGCTATTTAATTTTTGGTGCAGTGGTTAAATAACTGTGTAGGAAGGAAGAACTATTTTTCATTTGTCTGCCTAATGGCTTTGAGCCTAGTTTGGGTAAGTTCAAAAATGAGTTACTTTTTCATTCTCTAGTTTCTTACCATTTGGACTTCAAGTTTACTTTCTTCcaattaaaactaatatatatttttctgctTGATGACACGCCCCATGCATCAGCTTTCTTTTGAATGCGGTGTTGGGGTTGCGGTGCTTGTTAGATGCTTTTCAGATGCAAAGGCAACAGAAAGGCAGATAAGAGATAGGCTTGGAGATGGATTTTCTAGACCCCCTTTTGCAACTGTTGTGGTACATCTTCTTTTTTGTGCTTGCAGAaacattttaatctttttacaCTGCTCTGAATTATCTCAATACATATTTAAATGAACATTTATGAAATTGTCTAAGAGTTTGATAAGCCTAAATTTCTAAgtgtttatttttgaattaatttcctTTGATAACTGTTGTTTAAGTATTTgtattcaactcaaattaagaTAAACAAATCATTACTTTAGTAGGTTATGAATGACTTAACTAGATAATACAGTAAAAGCGTacaaaagacaactttaaccCCTGCAAATTAATGAAATTACATCACTATAATGGTGAAATAGTCTTTAAGTACTTTTTCGAGACTAGTTCCACCCcttatcaaatcaacttatGTACATGTacttaaaaaagattaattaattttattttgtttattcgTTTTTTTTCTAGACACTTAAAATATTTGGTATTCAACTCTTTCTTTCAGTTTTTTATGAAACAAACACTAAATGTGCATTGTGTTCATACCAGGCTCTGTGTACATTTGTCTCTTTTCTGGCCACAGTGCCTCTGGGGGAACTTTTCTTTTTCCACATTATTCTGATTAGAAAGGTTAGTTAGCTCAATTCATACACTTCTTTCTCCCTTATGACACCCTTTTTCCATAGAAAGAAGCAATACTTCTTTTTCATGCAGGGCATCACCACTTATGAGTATGTTGTTGCTATGAGAACACAAAGTGAGCCACCTGGACAGTCTGTTGATGATGATGGAGGCGAGCAACTCAGTTTACCATCTTCTCCTACATGTTCGGTCGTAACTGCTACTAGTGGAAGAAGCTCTCTCGGAGTTGGGCTACAGTATAAAGGTGCTTGGTGTACCCCTCCAAGAATATTTACGGATCACCAGGTACAGTTCAACAATTTTATCTCTTATAATAGAATACAGTTAGCCCTTGTTCGATTTTGGGTTATCTCAATGAGAgtatgttatttcaaaataacaatGTTCAGGGGGGTTATAAAAGACACCaggagtattaatatatataataaataaaataaaaataaaaatagggtATTTAGTGGGTTATTcgagattaaattaaataactcaaaccgaACACGGCCATCCAAATAACGTACACTGCCTTTCCCTTAACAAATTTAAGAAAATGTATTAATGCCATATATGCTTTGCAGGATGAAATAGTTCCCCAGTTGGAGCCAGGACGACTACCATCCACAGTGGATCCAGATACAGTTCAACAACCAGATAAAGGCAGGAAAGCACCTCAACAACGTCCAGTCCGAATAAGTGCATGGAAGCTCGCGAAGCTGGATTCAAAAGAAGCGATCAAAGCGGGTGCGAACGCAAGAGCTTCGTCATCAGTTCTCCGTccagttaataataataataatccccGAAACCAATCTTACGACAGCGATCAGTTATCCAGCACCAATGTGAGTGTAAGAAGCAGTCCCGTTATTATTGAGCGAAACTCTAGACCTGGACCATCGCGTGCCTTCTCGTCGAAAACCTCGTACCCTCCAAGCCGTGCCAGCCGAGAAGATCTCGAATCTTGTGCACACAGCCTGAGCAATATGAGCAGTCCCCATCTAAACCGAAACAATAGAGATCATTTCAATTTCAACCCAGTTTATCAGCCTTCGGCTAATCAGTCTCCTTGGTCGGGTAGGGCAAGCGACGGGATCGATACAGATGTTGTCGATAGTCTTACTCGAATACCCTCAAGAAGAAACATCAccaccaacaacaacaatagCAATTCAAAGTCATCTGTTTTCTGGGATCAAGAATCGGGTCGGTTTGTGTCTTCGgccgctgctgctgctgctgctgctactCCATCTTCAAATGGTTCAGGGACTGAGCTTTTGTATAGCGGTCAGTCGATATTCTTTGGCGGACCACTTGTGAACGAACAATCGAACGGCAGCAGGGGTAGAAGCGTTTCTGGGAATTCGGTTTCGGGTGCTGCGGTTGGGAGAGGTCCTAGTTCTAGTTCTAGTTATTATTACCAGCAGGGTAGATTGCAGAGGGGAGGCCAACTGCCTGTGTTTGTTCCCAGTGATTCCTTCCAAACACAGTCTACTACTAAATCTCCTTGACAACATTAGATCTGATTGTGATGTTTTATGTTACTTACAACTTATACTCATTTaagcttcttcttttttaaagttttttaattttatgatttatttttattggagAAAGTTAGTGAAAAAATATTGACTGGTTTTGAATATAGGTTGATTCTTAACCGGTAGATTTGATCTCCTTTATTTAATGAGGGCTGTTTGTTGTTCTGAAATAACAACTTGTTCATAAGAAATATGCCCCACTAAAAATAACGGTTACTACTCCCTCTCATACAACAATCATAACGCTTCTCCTTCTCCTTTTCCAACCCCCTCCTCTATGCCCTTCAACCGCTCATTATTTTGAACCCCTCTCGTTTGTTACTttgttgatttgatttgatttgatctCTCTCGGACGCACATTTCCCGTTTGGAGGCCTTGGTTCGATCGAAGTTTCGGTTACTAATGAACTGTAGAAATGACGGGAGGAGGAGAAGCAGGTGCGAGACAGCTTGATCAAACGCCAACCTGGGCAGTTTCTCTGGTTTGCGGTGTAATAGTTATTATATCGATAGGTCTAGAGAAAGTTCTTCATCATGTTGGGGAGGTAAAATTCATTTGTTTCACTGAAGAGagaataataatgcttaattgaattgaattgaatcgAATTGATTGTGTTTCAGTGgtttgaagaaagaaaaaagaaagctATGCTGGAAGCACTGGAGAAGATTAAATCTGGTAAGAGGAAATCGATGATGCATGCAAGTCAAGTCCAATAAACTTTcttgttaatttaattgtttacaATTTTGCAGAGCTGATGGTTCTAGGGTTCATTTCCCTTCTGCTGACATTTGGGCAAAACTTCATTTCTAGCATCTGTATTCCTGAAAAATCTGCAGATACAATGTTGCCATGCCCAGTTCGAACACGAGGTGCCCCCCAATTCGGAACTGAGCACGCCTCTCCCGATTTAAAGGATGAACCGGAAGCAGAGCCTGCGACTCACCACAGAAGGCTATTGTTCTCTCAGCATAGACTTTTATCTGGTGGAGAAGACCATTCAAAAGGATGTAAGCTGGTAAATCTGCATGCAActtctcttctttcttcttcttcttcttcttttggtgatatttgattttggagttgatcatgacttgaccgaaatgtttattatttcaagGGATTTGTGCCTCTCATATCTGAGGGTGGGCTACATCAACTGCAtatcttcatattcttcttggCTGTCTTTCATGTCATATATAGTGCTATAACAATGACTCTTGGAAGATTGAAGGTAATGTTAGATCATTTAACTCAAACCATTTAAACATTCTTAGAAGCTTTATGAGTACTTAAATCACGTGGGTTGCCGTAATTATTACGACTGAGAACATACTTCCAATCAATCATTGCTTATACTGATCGATTTATCACTAACTTTTAATCTTTAGTCATTATTCTAAATGACGTCTTTCAAGTTTTATTTCTGCTATTATTCATGTGAACAACTTattcaattctaattaaaaatgtgGTAATGTCTTCATAAGAGAATGTAACCTGAACAACATGCATTTTCAAAGGATTTATTGAGTATTTTAATTTCAATGGATTAATTTACAATgtcaaataaatcaatttacACACAATGTTTTATTTCTTTGACTAATTAAATAGTTACAGACAAGTCATAAGTTTTTCATGTCTTACTCTTtgcatgtgattatattatatagttcATTTGATCATGCAGATACGCTTGTGGAAGGAATGGGAACGAGAAACTGAACAGCAGACTGAAGTGAATGGTAGGTATACCTTAATTAAATATGGCTAGGCTTGGTGGATAACTCAAATCATTTCACAAATCACATAAAAATCTAGACTCGTTTATAAGTGCGAGGCTGTCTATTGTGCAGATCCTACAAAATTCCGGCTTACTCATGAGACATCATTTGTCAAGGGACACACAAACTTCATGACCCAGACACCTTTCCTCTTTTATGTTGTAAGTAAAATCATGGGCACATATAATTGTTCAGACTTTTAATAGAAGATTTTATCGAGTTAAAAATGAAGAATCAGATTAATACTGATGATTCATGAGTGAAAGTTTCATATTTGCATCAATGATGAAGTCCTTGATTGCAGGACTGTTTCGTTCGTCAATTCTTTAGATCAGTTCGTAAAGCTGACTACCTGTCCATGCGACAAGGATTTATCTCTGTGAGTGACAAATGCTTGAATCTGTGTGTAAAGATTAAAGAATGGATGTTTGTATTGTAGACTTAATGAATCACTTATGTTCATCTAGGTTCATTTAGCACCTGGAAGTAAGTTTGACttccaaaaatatattaaaagatcCTTAGAAGATGATTTCAAAGTAGTTGTCGGAATCAGGTATTAATACTGTCTTTTATCATCTCATGTTTGAATTTTTCTTTTGTGAGTTCAAAAGATTTTAGTTCATGACATTGTTTATGATGCTTTCTTCAGTCCACTGTTATGGGCTTCTGCAGTATTATTTCTCTTTGTCAATGTAGATGGTGAGtggttcaattttttatttgatttttcatattatttcatcTATTAGAATGCTTATGATCGATCGTGTTCCCCTTTGATTTCCTTTCAGGATGGGAGGGTATGTTTTGGTTGTCCATGATGCCTCTAATTGTGAGATTTTTCCAATTCCAatatttcttcttgttttgCAACTTGTACTTGCTctaaaaaataactcaaatattttgATCCATTAAAAGGTTACCTTATCTGTTGGAACAAAGCTACAATCAATCATAGCTCAGATGGCCATAGAAATACAAGAAAAACATGCTGTCGTTCAGGGCATACCACTTGTGCAAGTATCAGATAGACACTTTTGGTTTAGTAAACCAAAATTAGTTCTCACTCTCATACATCTTACCCTCTTTCAGGTACTTACCAATCAATATTACATCCTTATTACTATAGGTGAATTAGAAAACTCGCATTCGTTTAATAACATCTCGTTCTCGTTTAACCTCAGAATGCATTCGAGATAACTTACTTCTTCTGGATTTGGGTACCTTCTTATTTCTCTCAATCAACCACCTGTTTCTTCATTTGAAAATGGTTAACtagggccttgtttgatgaagtgttatttggattaaatctaGGGCCTTATTTGAAAACACAATAAACAAGGTAGGTATAGGAAAAACTTATGTAATGTGTCTTTATGTTGCAGTATGAATTTGGGCTGCGGTCTTGTTTCCACAAGAACTTTACCCTGACCATAACCAGAGTGGTTCTTGGGTAAGTGAATAATTTGATGATATTTCCAATGTTGGGAAACATCCTGTCAGAATTGTCATCTGATGAAGAAAGGATATTATTGTTTACTGGACAGGGTAGCAGTTCAATTCTTGTGCAGTTACATAACACTTCCACTATATGCACTAGTAACTCaggtacatatatatatatacattgctGATCAAGTGGGtgttttgaatttaattttggttggaagtttattttgaatttggtGTTTGTTAGATGGGATCGACGATGAAGAGGTCGATCTTCGACGAACAAACATCCAAGGCACTAATGAATTGGCACAAAAACgcgatgatgaagaagaatcaagTAAAACCAGCTACTGGAAACACAACTGCCACCCGCACTTTAGGTGGAAGCCCGGGTGACTCACCACCAGAGGGGTCTCCAAGATTGAGGACTACATCGGGTCAGGGTCATGAGAGTGCAAGTGGTCGACAGAGTGCAagtgaatttgaaaacatagaTATTAGTGATAAGGAGGAGGTTGGGCATGGACAACGTGACCTACTAACAGGCTCTTGAATGTGTAACGTTacattaatattagttttagatttttgttttttcttttaggCCTTGTAAACTTTGCTTCTCATTTTACAACCTGTCTGCAAAGAAACCGTGACTCAATTTAGGGTTCAAAATATGTAAAGTAGTGTTTTGGATGTGTGTAATAAAACTGAAACctatgtttcaaattttggtGTTTTTTTGTGAATGTCTAGAGACAGAAGACAGTCTTCAACCTCCTCAATAATATGatgaataagtaattaagtAGCTTTGATTCAAAGGTAATCACCAATATTCTCTATCTTTTTGCTTACAGAATTAATTGAGcaacttaattaattagctTCCAAGCAACACTATCAAATCTACCAAATACTTGTATAAATATCAAACCTAGATAGTTTTCattaatattctaaattaaCAACACTTCCAATAATGTCTAACTTACTAGTTCTAATGTCCCTCCCACTATTTGTGAGCTATTTTCTTGCTTCGGCTGATCGCCATTTCTCAATTGTGGGCTATTCCCCTCACGACCTTTCCTCCCAGGAAAGACTCGTCCAGCTATTCGAGTCTTGGATGGACAAGCATGTGAAAAGGTACCCAACTGTGGAGGAGAAGCTACGCAGGTTTGAGCTCTTTGTTGAAAATCTGAAGCATATCGACGATAGGAATAAGAAGATCGACAATTACTGGCTTGGGCTTAACGAGTTTTCTGATTTGAGCCATGACGAATTTAAGAAAATGTACCTTGGACTAGTCAAACCGGATGATATTAATGACAAGCGGTCGAGGAAGCCGACAACATCTGATGAGGAATTCGCATATGGGCATGTTGTGAATGTGCCCAAATCAGTGGATTGGAGGAAGAAAGGCGCGGTCACCCGGGTTAAGAACCAAGGCTCATGTGGTATGGTATAAtgatccatatatatattagaaaatgataaaaatcctTTTAAGAAGCATATGGTACAGATATAATGTGGAAATTTGAGAACCGGTGTTGATTTTGAAAACAGGGAGTTGTTGGGCGTTTTCAACTGTGGCTGCGGTTGAAGGAATAAACCAAATCGTAACGGGGAACTTGACATCTCTTTCGGTACAAGAACTGATCGACTGCGACACTTCGTTCAACAATGGCTGCAATGGGGGCCTCATGGACTATGCATTTCAGTACATTATCGACAATGGTGGGCTTCACAAGGATCAAGACTATCCATATCTCATGGAGGAAGGCACTTGCGAGAATAACAAGGTCACTAACAAATGTCccatttaaaagatttattccaaacttaaataaaaaacacttaaaatttgaacaatgtaacAAATATACATGTGTAAATACAATAGGAGGAAGAAGAGGTGATTATGATAAGCGGCTACGAAGATGTGCCACAAAACAACGAGGAGAGCCTCATCAAAGC is drawn from Impatiens glandulifera chromosome 3, dImpGla2.1, whole genome shotgun sequence and contains these coding sequences:
- the LOC124930633 gene encoding cysteine protease XCP1-like, which gives rise to LTTLPIMSNLLVLMSLPLFVSYFLASADRHFSIVGYSPHDLSSQERLVQLFESWMDKHVKRYPTVEEKLRRFELFVENLKHIDDRNKKIDNYWLGLNEFSDLSHDEFKKMYLGLVKPDDINDKRSRKPTTSDEEFAYGHVVNVPKSVDWRKKGAVTRVKNQGSCGSCWAFSTVAAVEGINQIVTGNLTSLSVQELIDCDTSFNNGCNGGLMDYAFQYIIDNGGLHKDQDYPYLMEEGTCENNKEEEEVIMISGYEDVPQNNEESLIKALANQPLSVAIEASGRDFQFYRGGVFDGNCGTQLDHGVTAVGYGTNKGLDYITVKNSWGTSWGERGYIRMKRKTGKPEGICGINKMASYPVKKN
- the LOC124929523 gene encoding protein S-acyltransferase 21-like, yielding MARRHGWELPAHTFQVVAITVFFLLSVAFYAFFAPFLGKNIYEYIAVGVYSFLALSVFVLYIRCTGIDPADPGILIEPDKTPPYILPNDTVVPGNGSSVEEADKIERRNRERTYMHEPGCCAKVGGFLCGCVVIGDCRNDEEFMRQHSGEEDALYCTLCSAEVRKFSKHCRSCDKCVDGFDHHCRWLNNCVGRKNYFSFVCLMALSLVWLSFECGVGVAVLVRCFSDAKATERQIRDRLGDGFSRPPFATVVALCTFVSFLATVPLGELFFFHIILIRKGITTYEYVVAMRTQSEPPGQSVDDDGGEQLSLPSSPTCSVVTATSGRSSLGVGLQYKGAWCTPPRIFTDHQDEIVPQLEPGRLPSTVDPDTVQQPDKGRKAPQQRPVRISAWKLAKLDSKEAIKAGANARASSSVLRPVNNNNNPRNQSYDSDQLSSTNVSVRSSPVIIERNSRPGPSRAFSSKTSYPPSRASREDLESCAHSLSNMSSPHLNRNNRDHFNFNPVYQPSANQSPWSGRASDGIDTDVVDSLTRIPSRRNITTNNNNSNSKSSVFWDQESGRFVSSAAAAAAAATPSSNGSGTELLYSGQSIFFGGPLVNEQSNGSRGRSVSGNSVSGAAVGRGPSSSSSYYYQQGRLQRGGQLPVFVPSDSFQTQSTTKSP
- the LOC124929524 gene encoding MLO-like protein 9 → MTGGGEAGARQLDQTPTWAVSLVCGVIVIISIGLEKVLHHVGEWFEERKKKAMLEALEKIKSELMVLGFISLLLTFGQNFISSICIPEKSADTMLPCPVRTRGAPQFGTEHASPDLKDEPEAEPATHHRRLLFSQHRLLSGGEDHSKGCKLGFVPLISEGGLHQLHIFIFFLAVFHVIYSAITMTLGRLKIRLWKEWERETEQQTEVNDPTKFRLTHETSFVKGHTNFMTQTPFLFYVDCFVRQFFRSVRKADYLSMRQGFISVHLAPGSKFDFQKYIKRSLEDDFKVVVGISPLLWASAVLFLFVNVDGWEGMFWLSMMPLIVTLSVGTKLQSIIAQMAIEIQEKHAVVQGIPLVQVSDRHFWFSKPKLVLTLIHLTLFQNAFEITYFFWIWYEFGLRSCFHKNFTLTITRVVLGVAVQFLCSYITLPLYALVTQMGSTMKRSIFDEQTSKALMNWHKNAMMKKNQVKPATGNTTATRTLGGSPGDSPPEGSPRLRTTSGQGHESASGRQSASEFENIDISDKEEVGHGQRDLLTGS